The following coding sequences are from one Halomonas sp. HAL1 window:
- a CDS encoding undecaprenyl-diphosphate phosphatase, with product MDWLQVVVLAVVQGISEFLPVSSSAHLILVPVLTEWEDQGLAFDVALHLGSLSAVILYFRHEIWQMMTSSLAAMRGKGVNDDARLAFWVTLATIPVGIIGLVLHDVISHYMRSTLIIGFSLIGFGLLLGYADWRKGGTRSEYQLCLKDVLIIGGAQALALIPGTSRSGITITAALMVGMSREGASRFSFLLSIPVIVLAGGLEALGLFNASESIDWLAMLVGTFLSGVSAYLCIHYFLVIIKKLGMQPFVIYRVLFGAWLLWFFYF from the coding sequence ATGGATTGGCTCCAGGTGGTGGTGTTAGCGGTTGTGCAGGGGATTTCTGAATTTTTACCCGTTTCAAGCTCTGCTCACCTGATTTTGGTGCCTGTGCTGACAGAATGGGAAGATCAAGGTTTAGCCTTTGATGTGGCGCTGCATTTGGGCAGCCTCTCCGCGGTAATACTTTATTTTCGCCACGAAATTTGGCAGATGATGACCAGCAGCCTAGCTGCTATGCGCGGTAAAGGCGTGAACGATGATGCACGGCTCGCCTTTTGGGTGACATTAGCCACGATCCCCGTGGGTATTATTGGTTTAGTACTGCACGATGTTATTTCTCACTATATGCGCTCTACGCTGATAATTGGCTTCAGTTTAATTGGTTTCGGTCTATTGTTGGGGTATGCCGATTGGCGAAAAGGGGGAACGCGCAGCGAATATCAATTGTGTTTGAAGGATGTACTGATTATTGGCGGTGCCCAGGCGCTGGCGCTAATTCCGGGCACTTCGCGCTCGGGCATTACTATTACGGCGGCTTTAATGGTGGGAATGAGCCGGGAAGGCGCCTCACGTTTCTCTTTTTTGCTGTCGATTCCGGTGATTGTGTTGGCCGGTGGCTTGGAAGCATTAGGCCTTTTTAACGCATCGGAGTCGATTGATTGGTTAGCGATGCTAGTGGGTACGTTCCTGTCCGGGGTCAGCGCGTACCTGTGTATCCACTACTTCCTAGTCATCATCAAAAAATTGGGGATGCAGCCGTTTGTTATTTATCGCGTATTGTTTGGCGCTTGGCTGCTGTGGTTCTTTTATTTTTAA
- a CDS encoding CBS domain-containing protein, translating into MNQVTFSPKPLVQLGSTPLLAMPAPRRLLPTSPAMTVLTDFSQVMPQSVEADTPIDEAHLKMRHGGVRLLFVMDKQAHCIGVITSKEVIGTRRINLAMQQRNLTRAEVTAEMIMTPWHKLSAMPVAQLASLTIEDLVLSMEAVTDQHLLITEQNDNHELRIRGIISASDIQTAVGKEINPVPMAKSFADICHVVTGHDL; encoded by the coding sequence ATGAACCAAGTAACCTTTTCACCTAAGCCATTAGTTCAACTAGGCTCAACCCCTCTTTTGGCGATGCCTGCCCCACGGCGGCTGTTGCCCACCAGTCCTGCCATGACGGTGCTTACCGACTTTTCCCAGGTAATGCCGCAGTCGGTTGAAGCCGATACGCCTATCGACGAGGCACACCTTAAGATGCGGCATGGCGGTGTACGGCTGTTGTTCGTCATGGATAAACAGGCGCACTGTATCGGCGTTATTACGTCGAAAGAAGTGATCGGTACCCGGCGCATCAACCTGGCCATGCAGCAGCGTAACCTGACCCGTGCAGAAGTCACCGCTGAAATGATCATGACGCCATGGCACAAGCTGAGCGCTATGCCTGTCGCGCAACTGGCATCGCTGACCATCGAAGACCTAGTACTATCAATGGAAGCCGTTACCGACCAGCATCTGCTGATCACCGAGCAAAATGATAATCACGAACTTAGAATTCGCGGCATTATCTCAGCAAGCGATATACAGACGGCGGTAGGCAAAGAGATCAATCCGGTGCCGATGGCGAAAAGCTTTGCCGACATCTGCCATGTCGTAACCGGTCACGATCTATAA
- the nhaD gene encoding sodium:proton antiporter NhaD, which yields MKPPNVLATRHYASRVAWLLLACSLFIFPSLSYAAAGPLDLTLTLTGISSVVIFVLAYALVMTEELLHMRKSKPVLVAAGLIWALVAWVYVQAGMPEEAQTAFRETLLEYAELLLFLLVAMTYINAMEERRVFDALRSWLVRKGFSYRSLFWITGVMAFGISAIANNMTTAMLMCAVVLKVAEGDKKFIGLCCVNVVVASNAGGAFSPFGDITTLMVWQAGQVPFEGFFALLVPAVVNFMVPAVIMNFFIANRQPAALQENVWLKRGARRIIVLFLITVAISVLCHSILYLPPAMGMMFGLGLLQFFGYYLRRSLPRSLERKRERYSRRGDWKKLEQLGSVVPFDIFSRIARSEWDTLLFFYGVVMCVGGLGFMGYLSLLSETLYGNWNPVWANVVLGLISAVVDNIPVMFAVLSMAPDMSEGNWLLVTLTAGVGGSLLSMGSAAGVALMGQARGIYTFAVHLRWMPAILLGYAASIVTHLWINASMF from the coding sequence ATGAAACCACCAAACGTCCTCGCAACTCGGCATTACGCTAGCCGAGTCGCTTGGCTGTTGCTCGCCTGCTCGCTTTTTATCTTTCCTTCGCTCTCTTATGCCGCCGCCGGGCCACTTGATCTTACCCTCACGCTAACCGGTATTTCTTCTGTCGTGATCTTCGTGCTCGCCTATGCATTGGTGATGACTGAAGAGTTACTGCACATGCGTAAGTCTAAGCCTGTCTTGGTCGCTGCAGGCCTTATCTGGGCGCTCGTCGCCTGGGTTTATGTGCAAGCGGGCATGCCGGAAGAGGCGCAAACCGCCTTCCGTGAAACGCTGCTTGAATACGCCGAGCTGCTACTGTTCCTGCTGGTCGCGATGACCTATATCAACGCCATGGAAGAGCGCCGTGTATTCGATGCGCTGCGCTCTTGGCTGGTGCGCAAAGGCTTCAGTTATCGCAGCCTATTCTGGATTACCGGCGTCATGGCGTTTGGTATTTCGGCGATCGCCAACAATATGACCACCGCCATGTTGATGTGTGCCGTGGTACTCAAAGTGGCTGAAGGTGATAAGAAATTTATCGGCCTTTGCTGCGTTAACGTGGTGGTGGCGTCTAACGCAGGCGGTGCCTTTAGCCCGTTTGGCGATATCACCACGTTGATGGTGTGGCAGGCGGGCCAAGTACCGTTTGAAGGCTTCTTCGCATTGTTGGTGCCGGCTGTGGTCAATTTCATGGTGCCTGCGGTGATCATGAATTTCTTTATCGCGAATCGTCAGCCGGCCGCATTACAAGAGAATGTCTGGCTCAAGCGCGGCGCGCGGCGGATTATCGTGCTGTTTTTGATTACGGTGGCTATTTCCGTACTGTGCCACTCGATCCTTTATCTACCGCCTGCCATGGGCATGATGTTTGGCCTAGGCTTGCTGCAGTTCTTTGGTTACTACCTGCGCCGCAGCCTACCGCGTTCGCTGGAACGCAAACGTGAACGCTATTCGCGCCGAGGCGATTGGAAAAAGCTCGAACAGCTGGGTAGCGTGGTGCCATTTGATATTTTCAGCCGTATTGCGCGCTCAGAATGGGATACGCTGCTGTTCTTCTACGGGGTAGTGATGTGTGTCGGCGGGCTTGGTTTTATGGGCTATCTCAGCCTGCTTTCCGAAACACTTTACGGCAACTGGAACCCGGTGTGGGCTAACGTGGTGTTGGGCCTGATCTCGGCTGTTGTAGATAACATCCCGGTCATGTTTGCGGTACTTTCCATGGCTCCCGATATGTCGGAAGGCAACTGGCTGTTGGTGACATTGACGGCAGGCGTGGGCGGCAGCTTGCTTTCGATGGGTTCCGCTGCGGGCGTCGCCCTGATGGGTCAGGCGCGGGGGATCTATACCTTTGCCGTTCACCTTCGCTGGATGCCAGCCATTTTATTAGGCTATGCCGCTAGCATCGTTACCCACTTGTGGATTAACGCCTCAATGTTCTAG
- a CDS encoding response regulator transcription factor, with the protein MRILLVEDDPSLASGIRLALKPEHYTVDHLSDGTTALNALTEGEPFDAVILDLGLPRMDGMAVLNAVRRHGSQVPILVLTARDAVDDRIAGLDAGADDYLTKPFEVAELKARLRALLRRSQGQISSILSCRGIRLDPHTFNVSYQDQDVSLSRRELTLLQEFMSHPGRVFTRDTLTRLVYGWDEDVESNAIEVHIHHLRRKLFTDVIRTVRGIGYVMDKPKDDV; encoded by the coding sequence ATGCGCATTTTGCTGGTAGAAGACGACCCAAGCTTAGCCTCGGGTATCCGCTTAGCGTTAAAGCCCGAGCACTACACGGTGGATCACCTGAGCGACGGCACTACCGCGCTGAATGCGCTAACAGAGGGAGAACCCTTTGATGCGGTGATTCTTGACCTGGGGCTGCCGCGCATGGATGGCATGGCGGTATTAAACGCTGTCAGGCGCCACGGCAGTCAGGTGCCCATTTTAGTACTGACGGCCCGCGACGCGGTGGATGACCGCATCGCGGGGCTGGATGCTGGCGCCGATGATTATTTAACCAAACCGTTTGAAGTGGCTGAGCTTAAAGCCCGATTACGCGCCTTGCTGCGCCGCAGCCAAGGCCAGATCAGCAGCATATTGAGCTGTCGTGGTATCCGCCTGGACCCGCACACCTTTAACGTCAGCTATCAAGACCAAGATGTGAGCTTGTCGCGGCGCGAGTTGACGCTACTGCAAGAGTTTATGAGCCACCCGGGCCGGGTGTTTACCCGCGATACCTTGACCCGCTTGGTCTACGGCTGGGACGAGGATGTCGAGAGCAATGCCATTGAAGTCCATATCCACCATTTACGACGCAAGCTATTCACCGACGTCATCCGCACGGTGCGCGGCATTGGCTATGTGATGGATAAGCCAAAGGATGACGTATGA
- a CDS encoding cation diffusion facilitator family transporter: MTQTVETPVVHDQARLSQEAKRVTYIGAWLDALLSVVKVTIGFMVGSAALIADGIHSLSDLVTDGFVLAAIHYGRQEPDKDHHYGHGRIETLTTLLLGSVLIFVAGGIAWSSLDRLFSGTAVNAPGMLAIVITVIALLSKEWIFRYTMRVAKRVKSKLLEANAWHSRSDALSTAVVLVALVGAQFGLGWLDAVAAIIVGLLVGKVGLDLLWESARELVDTALPVDVQDQMHDVACSVPGVDSVHDLRTRQSAGWVMVDLHVVVGPKITVSEAHEIGNEVSRRLRHEFPALTDVIFHVDPEDDAGAGDPSRLPGLPLRPEVEAALDARWYKHPVWRTLNELQLHYLDDKVSVSLIIADAVHQPPQCLASQLKALASDIEWLGHVEVLFITRAASSSMR; encoded by the coding sequence ATGACTCAGACCGTTGAAACGCCAGTGGTTCACGATCAAGCGCGACTTAGCCAAGAAGCCAAGCGTGTCACCTACATCGGTGCATGGCTGGACGCCCTGTTGAGTGTCGTTAAAGTCACCATTGGTTTTATGGTCGGCTCAGCGGCGTTGATCGCCGACGGCATTCACTCCCTATCAGATTTAGTCACCGATGGTTTTGTCCTGGCAGCCATTCATTACGGCCGCCAGGAGCCCGATAAAGACCACCACTACGGCCACGGCCGAATCGAAACCCTGACTACCCTATTGCTGGGAAGTGTGCTGATCTTCGTGGCTGGCGGTATTGCCTGGTCGAGCCTGGATCGCCTGTTTAGCGGTACTGCCGTTAACGCGCCTGGTATGCTGGCGATTGTCATCACGGTGATTGCGCTGCTCAGTAAGGAGTGGATTTTTCGCTACACCATGCGGGTGGCCAAGCGGGTAAAGTCAAAATTGCTCGAAGCCAATGCCTGGCACTCGCGCAGCGATGCCTTATCCACCGCCGTGGTGCTGGTAGCCCTGGTAGGCGCTCAGTTTGGTTTGGGCTGGCTGGATGCCGTCGCTGCTATCATCGTGGGCTTATTGGTCGGTAAGGTAGGCCTGGACTTGCTGTGGGAGTCGGCCCGCGAGCTGGTCGATACCGCGCTGCCGGTAGATGTTCAGGATCAGATGCACGATGTGGCTTGCAGCGTTCCGGGTGTGGATAGCGTTCATGATCTGCGCACCCGCCAGTCGGCGGGCTGGGTCATGGTTGATCTACACGTGGTGGTAGGACCCAAAATCACCGTCTCCGAAGCCCATGAGATCGGTAACGAAGTGAGCCGCCGCCTGCGCCACGAATTCCCTGCTTTAACCGATGTGATCTTCCACGTTGACCCCGAAGACGACGCCGGTGCGGGCGATCCCAGCCGCCTTCCCGGCCTTCCGCTGCGACCTGAAGTAGAGGCCGCGCTAGATGCCCGCTGGTATAAGCACCCAGTCTGGCGAACGCTAAACGAGCTGCAGTTGCACTACCTGGACGATAAGGTCTCGGTATCGCTGATTATTGCTGATGCAGTGCATCAACCGCCTCAGTGCCTCGCTAGCCAGTTGAAGGCACTGGCCAGCGATATCGAGTGGCTGGGTCACGTCGAAGTGCTGTTTATCACCCGCGCCGCAAGTAGCTCTATGCGCTAA
- a CDS encoding FAD:protein FMN transferase, giving the protein MNRSEKKKSGKNELVERWGRKLIVLGVLLGALLILPGCSESDRPLESPVRFDGNIFGTFYQVTIMDPLTQGESLELEEGFKAELESVDQAMSTYRDDSELIAFNEAPVDEWQPLSNELIEVLAISQSVAEASQGAFDITVGDLVNLWSFGPGSRPEEVPADALLAEQLARVGFDAVELDSQNMQARRTRDVFVDLSGVAKGHATDRVATYLDQQGIEHYLVNLGGDLIARGVRDEDEQTPWRIGIEVPEDGQQRAQHIIPLESMSVATSGDYRNYFEVEGERFSHTIDPRTGRPVTHQLASVSVFHPSNAWADAWATALLVVGEQDAMQMAIENNLKVLLLVREGEQWRSIATPEFVNYFGESLVDELGIEQLPTPAPTNQPVTGE; this is encoded by the coding sequence ATGAACAGGTCTGAAAAGAAAAAGTCTGGCAAAAATGAGTTGGTAGAAAGGTGGGGAAGGAAATTAATAGTGTTAGGCGTATTGCTGGGTGCTCTGCTGATATTGCCTGGCTGTTCCGAGAGTGATCGTCCGCTGGAATCCCCCGTCCGTTTTGACGGCAATATTTTTGGCACCTTTTATCAAGTCACCATTATGGATCCGCTCACTCAGGGTGAGTCGCTTGAACTGGAAGAGGGTTTCAAAGCAGAGCTGGAGAGCGTTGATCAGGCGATGTCCACCTACCGTGACGATTCCGAACTGATCGCCTTTAACGAGGCTCCTGTAGACGAGTGGCAACCCCTCTCCAACGAACTGATTGAAGTATTGGCCATCAGCCAGTCGGTGGCTGAAGCTAGCCAAGGTGCCTTTGATATTACGGTGGGTGACCTAGTTAATTTATGGAGCTTCGGCCCCGGGTCCCGGCCTGAAGAGGTACCTGCTGATGCGTTGCTGGCCGAGCAGCTTGCCCGAGTGGGTTTTGATGCCGTAGAGCTCGATAGTCAAAATATGCAGGCAAGGCGTACTCGCGATGTGTTTGTCGATCTTTCCGGTGTGGCCAAAGGCCATGCCACGGACCGGGTGGCCACGTACTTGGATCAACAGGGTATTGAGCACTACTTAGTCAATTTAGGTGGCGACCTGATCGCCCGTGGCGTACGCGATGAAGACGAACAGACGCCGTGGCGAATTGGCATTGAAGTCCCCGAAGATGGCCAGCAACGTGCACAGCATATTATTCCGTTAGAAAGCATGTCAGTCGCTACTTCGGGTGACTATCGCAACTATTTTGAAGTAGAGGGTGAGCGCTTCTCCCATACCATTGACCCGCGCACAGGCCGACCCGTCACTCACCAATTAGCGTCGGTGTCAGTCTTCCACCCCTCTAACGCTTGGGCGGATGCTTGGGCGACGGCACTATTAGTCGTCGGCGAGCAAGACGCTATGCAAATGGCCATTGAGAATAATCTCAAAGTACTTCTGCTCGTTCGCGAGGGGGAGCAGTGGCGCAGCATCGCTACGCCTGAATTTGTTAACTATTTCGGTGAATCACTGGTTGATGAGCTGGGTATTGAACAACTCCCTACTCCGGCGCCCACCAACCAACCCGTAACAGGTGAATAA
- the glmU gene encoding bifunctional UDP-N-acetylglucosamine diphosphorylase/glucosamine-1-phosphate N-acetyltransferase GlmU yields the protein MHELDIVILAAGKGTRMRSQTPKVLHTLAGKPMVQHVLETASGLQPDRTHVVIGHGAEQLRKALADTAVQFAVQAEQKGTGHAVAQALEQLGSGKVLILYGDVPLLQRDSLRELLAQVDEQHIGLLTVTLDDPTGYGRIVRNEAGEAVAIVEQKDANSAQLEITECNTGIMAMTSAQLKRWLPQLSAENAQGEYYLTDVIAMAADEGIKVCTTQPATAVEVEGVNNRAQMARLERAYQQQLADKLMAEGVALADPARLDVRGRLTCGHDVFIDVGCVFEGDVELGEGVRIGPYCVIKNSTIGAESMVDTHSVIEGTVAAGLNQIGPFARLRPGTRLAVKAKVGNFVETKNADVGESSKINHLSYVGDARLGRDVNVGAGTITCNYDGANKHHTEIGDNAFIGSNTALVAPVSVGKGATIGAGSTIAKDVTDYALAVTRSRQLEKIDWLRPSKRTEP from the coding sequence ATGCATGAACTAGATATCGTCATTCTCGCCGCGGGTAAAGGTACGCGTATGCGTTCTCAAACCCCTAAAGTACTGCATACCTTGGCAGGTAAGCCAATGGTTCAGCATGTACTGGAGACAGCCTCAGGGCTGCAGCCTGATCGTACCCATGTTGTCATCGGTCATGGTGCAGAACAGCTGCGCAAGGCGCTGGCCGACACTGCGGTGCAGTTTGCGGTGCAGGCCGAACAGAAAGGCACCGGTCACGCGGTGGCCCAAGCGCTTGAGCAGCTCGGTAGCGGCAAGGTGCTTATCCTCTATGGCGATGTCCCCCTGTTACAGCGTGATTCACTGAGGGAGCTGTTGGCCCAAGTGGATGAACAGCACATCGGGCTGTTGACGGTGACGCTGGATGACCCAACGGGCTATGGTCGGATTGTGCGCAACGAGGCGGGTGAGGCGGTGGCGATCGTTGAGCAAAAAGATGCCAACAGTGCCCAGCTTGAGATCACCGAATGCAATACCGGTATTATGGCTATGACCAGCGCTCAGTTAAAACGCTGGTTACCGCAGCTTTCCGCCGAGAATGCCCAGGGTGAGTACTACCTGACCGATGTGATCGCCATGGCCGCCGATGAAGGCATCAAGGTATGCACGACCCAGCCAGCCACTGCGGTTGAAGTGGAAGGGGTTAATAATCGCGCACAAATGGCCCGCCTGGAACGTGCTTATCAGCAGCAGCTTGCCGATAAGCTGATGGCAGAGGGCGTGGCGCTTGCCGACCCCGCACGCTTGGATGTGCGCGGGCGTTTAACCTGCGGTCATGATGTCTTCATTGATGTGGGCTGCGTTTTTGAAGGCGACGTTGAGCTTGGTGAAGGCGTGCGTATTGGCCCTTACTGTGTGATTAAAAATAGCACCATTGGTGCTGAAAGCATGGTAGACACCCATAGTGTGATAGAGGGCACCGTGGCAGCGGGCCTGAACCAGATCGGCCCCTTTGCGCGGCTACGTCCAGGGACGCGGTTGGCGGTAAAAGCCAAGGTGGGCAATTTTGTTGAAACCAAAAATGCCGATGTCGGTGAGAGTAGTAAGATTAATCACCTAAGCTATGTAGGTGACGCACGCTTAGGCCGGGATGTGAACGTTGGTGCGGGCACTATTACCTGCAACTACGACGGTGCTAACAAACACCACACAGAGATTGGTGATAATGCCTTTATTGGCTCGAACACAGCCTTGGTCGCGCCTGTTTCGGTAGGCAAAGGCGCTACCATAGGGGCAGGGTCGACGATTGCTAAAGACGTGACCGATTACGCCTTAGCCGTCACGCGTAGTCGCCAGTTAGAAAAAATTGACTGGCTGCGTCCCAGCAAGCGTACAGAGCCATAA
- the glmS gene encoding glutamine--fructose-6-phosphate transaminase (isomerizing) — protein MCGIVAAVAQRNVQEILLEGLKRLEYRGYDSAGMTVFSDGVLTRRRALGKVAALAAQLDADALPGFSGIAHTRWATHGKPSEANAHPHHSGSHIDENQVAVVHNGIIENYENIKDNLQRNGYAFNSETDTEVIAHLLAEKLNDGLTLFDATQQIVNGLGGAYALGVMSAKEPGVVVGARQGSPLVVGVGINEAFLASDPLALLPVTDRFIYLEEGDLVELREQGVIHIVDRHGNRVERPIQTFEHGDGAASKGEYRHFMLKEIFEQPKVIEAALEGRLSAKSVLVESFGPDAQALFQRTRQVHIIACGTSYHAGLVARYWLERYAGVPVQVEVASEYRYRHPVVPEGTLFVTLSQSGETADTLAALRFAKTLNYVGTLAICNVPGSSLVRESDITLMTRAGPEIGVASTKAFTTQLVALMLLTLSISKAKGQAEYPDIIAALRTLPEVCHRVLGLDSQIEMLSQAFAEKNHALFLGRGAHYPIALEGALKLKEISYIHAEAYPAGELKHGPLALVDSEMPVISVAPNDDLLEKLKSNLQEVRARGGQLFVFADESVGMDAQEDIRVITLPHVHEALAPLLYTLPLQLLSYHVAVLKGTDVDQPRNLAKSVTVE, from the coding sequence ATGTGTGGCATTGTTGCCGCCGTTGCCCAGCGCAACGTCCAAGAAATTCTATTAGAAGGACTAAAACGCCTGGAGTATCGCGGCTATGATTCGGCCGGTATGACGGTGTTTAGCGATGGCGTACTGACCCGCCGCCGGGCGCTCGGAAAAGTGGCGGCGCTAGCTGCGCAATTGGATGCTGACGCACTACCCGGGTTTTCAGGCATAGCGCATACTCGCTGGGCAACCCACGGCAAACCCTCTGAAGCCAATGCCCACCCGCATCATAGCGGCTCTCACATTGATGAAAACCAAGTGGCGGTGGTGCATAACGGGATTATTGAAAACTACGAGAATATAAAAGATAACTTGCAGCGCAACGGCTACGCGTTTAACTCAGAAACCGATACCGAAGTGATTGCCCACTTACTTGCCGAAAAGCTGAACGATGGGCTCACCCTGTTTGACGCGACGCAACAGATCGTTAACGGCTTAGGTGGTGCGTATGCCTTGGGTGTGATGAGCGCTAAAGAACCAGGTGTGGTGGTCGGTGCCCGCCAGGGCAGCCCACTGGTGGTGGGTGTGGGCATTAATGAAGCCTTTTTAGCCTCTGACCCGCTGGCACTGCTGCCAGTGACGGATCGCTTTATTTATCTTGAAGAAGGCGACCTGGTTGAGCTACGCGAGCAGGGCGTTATTCACATTGTGGATCGTCATGGTAACCGCGTTGAGCGTCCTATACAGACTTTTGAGCACGGTGACGGTGCTGCCAGCAAAGGCGAATACCGACACTTTATGCTTAAGGAAATTTTTGAGCAGCCGAAGGTGATCGAAGCGGCATTGGAAGGGCGGCTGAGCGCCAAAAGCGTGCTGGTGGAGAGCTTTGGCCCCGATGCCCAAGCGCTTTTCCAACGTACCCGTCAGGTGCATATCATCGCCTGCGGCACCAGCTACCACGCCGGGCTGGTGGCGCGTTACTGGCTAGAGCGTTACGCCGGTGTGCCGGTTCAGGTTGAAGTGGCCTCTGAGTACCGTTACCGCCACCCCGTCGTACCCGAAGGTACGCTGTTTGTCACGCTTTCCCAGTCGGGTGAAACGGCGGATACGCTGGCCGCGCTGCGCTTTGCCAAAACGCTCAACTATGTGGGCACATTGGCGATTTGTAACGTGCCCGGTAGTTCGCTGGTACGTGAATCTGATATCACCTTAATGACCCGTGCCGGCCCTGAAATAGGCGTCGCTTCCACCAAGGCCTTTACTACCCAGCTTGTGGCGCTAATGCTGCTAACGCTTTCCATTAGTAAGGCAAAAGGCCAAGCTGAATATCCCGATATCATTGCCGCGCTGCGCACGTTGCCCGAGGTGTGTCATCGGGTGCTGGGGCTGGACAGCCAGATCGAAATGCTTTCCCAGGCATTTGCGGAAAAAAATCATGCGCTCTTCCTTGGGCGCGGTGCCCACTACCCGATTGCCCTGGAAGGCGCGCTTAAACTTAAAGAAATCTCGTACATTCATGCCGAAGCGTATCCTGCCGGGGAGTTAAAGCACGGCCCGCTGGCGTTGGTGGACAGTGAAATGCCGGTGATCTCGGTTGCCCCCAACGACGACCTGCTGGAAAAGCTAAAATCCAACCTTCAGGAAGTCCGCGCCCGCGGCGGCCAACTGTTCGTCTTTGCCGATGAAAGCGTGGGTATGGATGCCCAGGAAGATATTCGCGTTATAACGCTTCCTCACGTGCATGAAGCGCTGGCACCACTCCTCTATACCCTGCCGCTACAACTGCTGAGTTACCACGTAGCCGTGCTTAAAGGCACGGATGTTGACCAGCCGCGTAACCTAGCTAAAAGCGTGACGGTAGAGTAA
- a CDS encoding ATP-binding protein: protein MTSIRQRTLGLALLVFGLSMLVIGFVSYRYAAHEIEELYDASLAQNARLLEGLLQAPLPDADRNVLLNSLESALQRARQSDKRFAGHRYESKLAFQLWENEQLLLRSATAPEAPLAQQPIGYSTLTVDEHDWRVYVLEVPDSSNRVVVSEREDVRGELIRAVALRTLLPDLIGLPLLSALLWWSIGWGLAPLSRMAEQIRSRDPHNLQPLTLSPLPHELDTIAGALNRLLERIRIMRVREKRFIADAAHELRTPLAVLDLHAQNALTADNLEDRQEALSHLRGGVARATRLVTQLLTLARLDPEEESQPEYRATNLLSEVRETLAKLSPLAAERQQQLLLNADEQGEWSITEEPGAIETLVQNLVGNAIQHSPNQSAISITLATTPHGFQLMVDDQGPGIPVNERKKVVERFQRAGPSAGSGLGLSIVERLVTRHGGTLQLDDAPSGGLRVRIVLQRTEKQ, encoded by the coding sequence ATGACGTCTATTCGCCAACGCACCCTAGGACTGGCGCTACTGGTATTTGGCCTAAGCATGCTGGTAATCGGCTTTGTCAGCTACCGTTATGCCGCCCATGAAATAGAAGAACTTTACGATGCCAGCCTGGCGCAGAATGCACGCTTGCTGGAAGGGTTGTTACAGGCACCACTGCCGGATGCTGACCGCAATGTGCTACTAAACAGTCTGGAAAGCGCCTTGCAGCGCGCTCGTCAGTCCGACAAGCGCTTTGCGGGCCACCGTTACGAAAGCAAACTGGCCTTTCAGTTGTGGGAAAACGAGCAACTGCTGCTGCGCTCTGCCACGGCCCCTGAAGCCCCCCTTGCCCAACAGCCTATCGGCTACTCGACGCTGACCGTGGACGAGCACGATTGGCGAGTATATGTGCTTGAAGTGCCGGACTCATCAAATCGTGTGGTAGTGAGCGAGCGCGAAGACGTTCGCGGGGAACTGATCAGGGCGGTAGCGCTCCGAACGCTGTTGCCCGACCTGATCGGCCTGCCACTCCTCTCCGCGCTGCTATGGTGGTCAATTGGCTGGGGACTGGCACCGTTATCCCGCATGGCCGAGCAGATTCGCAGTCGTGATCCGCACAATTTGCAGCCCTTGACGCTTAGCCCCTTGCCCCACGAGTTGGACACCATCGCCGGCGCGCTTAACCGGCTGTTAGAGCGCATCCGCATCATGCGCGTACGCGAAAAGCGCTTCATTGCCGATGCCGCCCATGAGTTACGCACCCCCTTAGCAGTGCTTGACCTACACGCCCAGAACGCACTGACAGCCGATAATCTTGAAGATCGCCAGGAGGCGCTCAGCCACCTGCGCGGCGGCGTTGCCCGGGCCACGCGCTTGGTTACCCAGTTGTTAACGCTGGCGCGCCTGGACCCTGAAGAAGAGTCACAACCTGAGTACCGCGCCACCAACCTACTCAGTGAAGTGCGGGAAACCCTGGCCAAGCTTTCGCCGCTGGCCGCTGAACGCCAACAGCAACTGCTGCTAAACGCCGATGAGCAGGGGGAGTGGTCCATCACAGAAGAGCCCGGCGCGATTGAAACCTTGGTACAAAATCTGGTCGGTAATGCCATTCAGCACTCGCCCAACCAGAGCGCCATCAGCATCACGCTGGCGACGACGCCACACGGCTTTCAGCTCATGGTGGATGATCAGGGACCCGGCATCCCGGTCAATGAACGCAAAAAAGTGGTCGAGCGCTTTCAGCGCGCAGGCCCCAGCGCGGGTTCGGGGTTAGGGCTTTCCATCGTTGAGCGTTTGGTCACTCGCCATGGCGGCACTCTTCAACTTGATGATGCGCCCAGCGGGGGGCTACGCGTACGTATTGTTCTACAACGTACAGAAAAGCAATAA